The Chitinophaga sp. Cy-1792 genome contains the following window.
AACCACGGACGACGGATACGTCGGCTATAGTTCAGTTGCAGCTCATGATCTCCCTTCAGCTTCTGCGATAAGAACAGGCTTGGAAACAGGCTGATCGGATAGTTTACTTTGTACGACTGGTACTGACCCAGGAAAGATTCACCTTTGTAGAAAGACTGTTCTGCTCTTATGCCCACCTGGTAACCGAAATTATCGATCGCGCCGGTGTAGGTGCCATACGCCGCATTGATCTGCTCAGAATAGGCGTAGTTGCTGGATAATGAAGAGTCCAGTTTATAATCCGTTGAAGGGTAAGTAAGGCCGAAAGTATTGGTATAGCTGGTAAATTTGCGGGTATTGCTTCGCAGACCAGCTTCAATTTTAGATTTCTCTGTCAGCGGATTTACATAATCAACCTGACCGGTGATATAGGTAGTATTGCCTCCTCCTGTACCGTAACGCTGCTGTGGTAAAGGATTATAGATGTTGTCACCATTGAGGTCGTGGTATTGCAAACTATAATTGGAGGAGTTGTCGCCATTGGAACGGTTGTACGTGAAGTCTGCCGTCAGTTCATGGCCTTCCTTCGCAAAGGTGTGTTTATAGCCGAACTGTGTCGCATAGTTACGGAAACCATTTTTGGAATTATCCACGCCTGTACCTGCATTCACCAGGCTCTGGTGATTGTCCAGGTTGTTGATGGTTTGATTATTATACCTGTTAAAGTTACCACCGGTAAGGTTTTCAGAAATACTGATGGTATTACGGTTATCGATGAACCAATCGAAGCCGATACGGCCGTTCTGGAACCGGCGATAGAAGTCGCCATCCTGAAGCTGTTCCGTATAGTTGATGGTATCAGCACTTATATTCTTTCTGAACAGTCGGCTCGTCATTGGAGAAACCCTGTTTCTGAAAGAGTAGTTCACGAAGAAGTTGAATTTCTCCTGGCGCAGGTTGAAATCCACGCTACCGTTGCTGCTGCCGAGGTTAGATCCACCGGCGGTAATCATACCGTTGATGCCGGCTTTTCTGTTCTTTTTAAGCACGATGTTGAGGATACCGCTCATCCCTTCCGCATCATATTTCGCAGAAGGATTAGTAACCACTTCAATTTTTTCGATGGCATCTGCAGGGATCTGGTCCAGTGTAAGTGTTGTCGGGCGGCCATCTACGAAGATGGTAGGTGCGCCGTTACGAACAGAAACATTACCGTCGATGTCAACGTTTACAGAAGGGACCTGCTTTAAAACATCCGTGGCGGTACCGCCGATACTCGATAAATTTTTATCAACATTAAATACGCGTTTATCGATAGCCATTGTATAGGCGGGCTTTTCACCCACTACGTTTACGGCCGCAAGCGTTTTTGCATTTGATTTCATTTTGATATTCCCTACGTCAACGGTGCTCGCTTTAGGTGCCAGCACGGCGGATTTGAAGAAGGTTTCATATCCGATGAAGTTGATGCGCAGGATATATTTCCCCATGGGCAATGTTTCAAAAGCGAAGTCGCCATTGGGTTTAGATAACATACCTGTGAGCACGGAAGAATCGGCTTTCAATACGGCAACAGAGGCGTATTCAACGGGTTTTCCAGTCTGTGCATCGATTAATTTTCCATACAGTGATCCTTGGTTGTCACCACCGCCTTTAGGCCCTGGTTGCTGGGCAAAAACCGGTGATTGCAACAGTAACGTCCATCCTGTTAGCAACAAAACAATTTTTCTCATAATAACTTATACTAGCTTCCAACATTAAATAGCAGTGGCTAAAATAGTTCATGCAGCTTTACTAAATCGTTTTTTTAGGATGAGTGGAAGTATAGAAATCAGTGCTATTCAATGTTTTATCTTTTTAGTCTGAGGAAATGCTTTGTAGTGGCTGGTTTGGTAGGTACAGTGAAATATTGTGCATCACTGTTAATTAATGTTAACCTGCGTTCGTTTATACATGAGTATTTGGGAGATGATTTAAATAGTATAAATACAATATATGTTTTCCGGGAGAGTAGAATTTCGTATTACCAATACCGTTGTAGCTACCGATGCGGTATGAAAAGCGGCTTTTGTGGATAAAAAAGCGCAGGGAAGGGCTTTATTCTTTTCGGTGATAACAATGAGCGACGTATCTTTACAGCCAGCTGTTGCGTTATTTTAATTTTTTTATATGCATAAGGATTACCGACCGGACTGGGATATTTACACGTGCCATATTGAAGAAAGTCCAGCAGTAATAGGCCTTGACCTTGATCTGAGACGATTTGCACCTTTGAAGGAAAAGCCGAATGCCATATATATAACAGTTTATCTGAACAATCCACGTGAAGACGGATTTCCGCATAACGATGAATTTGCGCTCATGGGTGAAATAGAGGATAGATTGGTGGAAGAGCTGCAAAACAAGCTGGATGCTCATTTTGTAGGTCGTACTTTTTCCAATGGTGTAAGGGACTTTTATTTTTATGCCGGCAACACTTTGTTGCACGACAAATATATTACGGATGCCATGCAGGCATTCCCGCAGTATCGATATGACTATGGTGTGAAAGAAGATAATAACTGGGAACTCTACTTCGATTACCTGTTCCCGGATGTTGCCGAGTTTCAGCGTATCCAGAACAGGAAAGTATTACGCATGCTGCGCAAGCATGGCGATAATGCCGAAATGGAACGCCCGATAGAACACTGGATACATTTTAAAACAGAAGAAACGAAAGATATCTACTGGAAACATATCCAGGAAATAGGGTTCACCCTCCTGCACGACACACAGGTGGAAGAGAATGCGGAATATCCATACCGCCTTTGCATTGTACGCCCGGACAAAGCCACAGAAGCGGTGATCGACAAAGTTGTCATGACGCTCTGGGAAGTTGCCCAGCAGGTAAATGCCGAATACGATGGCTGGGAAACCAGTATCATGAAATAATTTCCGGATGATCATCCGCACAATAAAGCCTGTCTCTACTTTGTAAAGACAGGCTTTATTATACAAATATCTCCGTACACACGTTTATTGCTTCCTCATCATTCCTCCGATCAACGATATTACAAACATAATAAGGAAGATAAAGAACAGTATTTTAGCAATAGAAGTAGCACCTGCGGCTATACCTCCGAAACCGAAAATGGCGGCTATAATTGCTATGATCAGGAAAATGGCTGCCCATCGAAGCATAACGTATAATTTAGGTGAACAATACGTGGTAACTGTCCCACTTGTTTACACCATACAACTTTCAATAATCATTCCCGTTAAGTAAAATATTAACTGCTGTTTACAAACCAGTTTTTTTAGTTATAATTGTTTACGGGGATATCATTTGAGGAGATTTTTAAAAATATTATGTACTATAACTGTTACCTGCCTGCTGTACCTGCAACCGGCAAGGCTCTGCGCTGCCACTTTTCAGCAGCAGCACCCACCCGTTTGCATATCCCTGCCGTATATAGGTGATACTGTTATTCCTCATCTGGCCCCGCCGCCATCCCGCCCGCCTTTGGGTGATACTGCTGTAAAATCGCATAACGGCCTTTTCAGACGACTATTTGAATATGGAGATTCTCTCCGAAACAGGGCATTCAGGGACTCCCTGATCCGCCGTATGACCCGTCAGAACGTTCCGGAGCCGGTGCCTACAAATAAAGACAGCGCTATCGTAAAAAGTGAGGCATATTTTACACCATTTGCGGGCAAAGTGATTCGGGATATCCACTATAAGCGGGTGCCGGTTTTCGGTCCTAGCAATATCAATGATACCACCTTCACCACTTCCATGAAGCTCCTGAAGTTTGCCAACAGGCTGCATTACGACTCCAAGGAATGGATGATCCGCCAGAACCTTTTCTTCCGCGAAGACCAACGGTTGAAACCCTTTGATATGGCAGATAATGAGCGCTACCTCCGTAGCAGGCCATTTATCCAGGATGCCCGTATCTACGTCATCCCGGGGGATCCTATGTCCGACTCAGTGGACATTGAGGTAATCACCAAAGACGTATTTGAATATGGTGTGGATGTTTCCCAGGTAAGTGCCAGCGATATCGCTGCCAGGTTCTATAACAATAACCTGCTCGGCGCCGGACAAGGCGTAGCCATAGGCTTCAACTGGCGCAATAACTACAGCCCCGTGTGGAATACGGAATTTCGCTATTCCAAAAGCAACATCGGAGGTTCCTTTGTCGATTTTGCCGCCGGCTACAGTACCTTAAATAATACTAACCAGCTGGATTCCAATGTCTATGAAGGCTCTTATTATATAAGTTTTAACCGGCCACAATATCGCAATTCTGCCAAAATTGTTGGCGGACTCACCGTCGCCAATAACTTTTCCATCAATATACACGGGTACTCTGATTCGCTTTACCGGGATTACCGCTACTTTATCTTCGATGCCTGGCTGGGTTATAACTTCATCAATAACTATGACCATAACGGAAGATCTGGCCGAAAGCCCAATGTGGCCGTGCTGGCCCGTCACTATAACCTGGACTTCCAGCGAAGGCCGGACCAGCTTGAATACAAGGAAGATCCCGTGTATAACAATCACCGGTACTATATCCTTGAGCTACAGGCCTATCGCCTGGATTACTTCAAGGCACACTATTTCTTCGGATTTGGCCGTACGGAAGATATCCCGCTGGGCTATAACGTGAATGTTGCCACCGGGTGGGAAACCTGGAAAGACCGGCGTCGCATCTACTCCGGTACCGAATGGCAGAAATTCTGGCTGACAAAACACCAGGGACTTTTCAATACCACCGTAGGTATCGGAACTTTCTGGCAAAACAGTAAACCAGAAGATGCCGTCATTCACGCCCGTATTGAATATTACAGCAAGCTGCTCAAAATACTCAAAGGCCGTTTCCGTCAGTTTATTATTACCGATTACCTTAACAGCCCCAATCCGTTCTTTTACAAGCCCCTTAACATAAACATGGAAAATGGGATATGGGGCTTCAGAGGTACTACACTGAACGGTTACCAGCGCCTGAACTTCAGTTCCGAAACCGTTTATTACAGTCCGCTGAAGATCCTGGGATTCAAATTTAACTTCTTTACCTCCCTGCAGGCGAGCATGATCTCCAATAACAGTCCTGATCTGCTGAATAACCCGATCTATTTAGGAATAGGTGGAGGTATGCGTATCAGGAACGAAAACCTCTCCCTGAATACCCTGAAGCTCTCGGCCTATTATTTCCCCAATATGCCGCCGCCAGGAAACAAGTTTAAAATTGAAATAACGACCGTAGTAGACTTCAGGTTTGAGATCTCCGCATTGCGTGCACCTTCGTTTTTAAGTTTCCGCTGATATCCGCAGCGATTGTCTTAAATTTAAATACTGAAATAATGGAAACTCATGGAATGGAAAAATAACCTCACCAGCATGTTGGGTATCAGCTACCCAATTGTTCAGGCCCCTATGCTGGGCATTACCACACCCGAAATGGTGGCAGCAGTTTCAAATGCCGGCGGACTCGGCTCTCTCCCCATAGGAAATATAGACCCCAGCACGGCCAGAACCCAGATACAGAAAGTAAGGGAGCTGACTACAAAGCCCTTTGCCGTGAATGTGTTTGCCTATGATATTCCTATTGCACCAGATCAATCCGCATTTGATGCCATGCAAACCCTGTTGCAGGGAGTGTATACCCGCAACGGCCTGGGGATTGCCCCTGTAGATCTTAAAACGCTGACCTTCTTTTCCTATAAAGACCTGTTTCCGGTTTTGATTGAAGAGAAAGTGGATATCGTCAGCTTTACCTTCGGTATCCCTGACAGTGAAGGAATCTCGCTGTTGAAACAAAGTAACGCAAAACTGATAGGTACGGCAACCTCACTGGAAGAGGCCGTACTGCTGGAACAGCGTGGCATGGATGCTATCGTGGCACAAGGTATTGAGGCAGGAGGACATAGAGGTACTTTCATTGCGGGTAGTCTTCCGCAGATAGGCGTGATGGCATTGGTCCCTCAGCTGGCAGATAGAATAAAGGTGCCCGTTATAGCCGCTGGCGGCATCATGGACGGCC
Protein-coding sequences here:
- a CDS encoding DUF695 domain-containing protein translates to MHKDYRPDWDIYTCHIEESPAVIGLDLDLRRFAPLKEKPNAIYITVYLNNPREDGFPHNDEFALMGEIEDRLVEELQNKLDAHFVGRTFSNGVRDFYFYAGNTLLHDKYITDAMQAFPQYRYDYGVKEDNNWELYFDYLFPDVAEFQRIQNRKVLRMLRKHGDNAEMERPIEHWIHFKTEETKDIYWKHIQEIGFTLLHDTQVEENAEYPYRLCIVRPDKATEAVIDKVVMTLWEVAQQVNAEYDGWETSIMK
- a CDS encoding DUF1328 family protein; the encoded protein is MLRWAAIFLIIAIIAAIFGFGGIAAGATSIAKILFFIFLIMFVISLIGGMMRKQ
- a CDS encoding nitronate monooxygenase family protein, whose protein sequence is MEWKNNLTSMLGISYPIVQAPMLGITTPEMVAAVSNAGGLGSLPIGNIDPSTARTQIQKVRELTTKPFAVNVFAYDIPIAPDQSAFDAMQTLLQGVYTRNGLGIAPVDLKTLTFFSYKDLFPVLIEEKVDIVSFTFGIPDSEGISLLKQSNAKLIGTATSLEEAVLLEQRGMDAIVAQGIEAGGHRGTFIAGSLPQIGVMALVPQLADRIKVPVIAAGGIMDGRGVAAGLMLGAAGVQPGSAFLLCNESLATDAHKAAIAAATDTTTRLTRAFSGRWARGLTNTLIAAVEDSNTTILPYPYQDALTQPARKASREQDNPSFVAMWAGQAAGLAKEKTGAADIIQQMIAQAEQLLPSLKGTANTVVAGSQDSHS
- a CDS encoding outer membrane beta-barrel family protein, whose amino-acid sequence is MRKIVLLLTGWTLLLQSPVFAQQPGPKGGGDNQGSLYGKLIDAQTGKPVEYASVAVLKADSSVLTGMLSKPNGDFAFETLPMGKYILRINFIGYETFFKSAVLAPKASTVDVGNIKMKSNAKTLAAVNVVGEKPAYTMAIDKRVFNVDKNLSSIGGTATDVLKQVPSVNVDIDGNVSVRNGAPTIFVDGRPTTLTLDQIPADAIEKIEVVTNPSAKYDAEGMSGILNIVLKKNRKAGINGMITAGGSNLGSSNGSVDFNLRQEKFNFFVNYSFRNRVSPMTSRLFRKNISADTINYTEQLQDGDFYRRFQNGRIGFDWFIDNRNTISISENLTGGNFNRYNNQTINNLDNHQSLVNAGTGVDNSKNGFRNYATQFGYKHTFAKEGHELTADFTYNRSNGDNSSNYSLQYHDLNGDNIYNPLPQQRYGTGGGNTTYITGQVDYVNPLTEKSKIEAGLRSNTRKFTSYTNTFGLTYPSTDYKLDSSLSSNYAYSEQINAAYGTYTGAIDNFGYQVGIRAEQSFYKGESFLGQYQSYKVNYPISLFPSLFLSQKLKGDHELQLNYSRRIRRPWFMDLLPVINLNGTSASTGNPSLSPEFTNSFEFSYLKDFNHKVNVLMSIYYRNTTNAITDFYKDTLMTVNGTSQHILLSYPINASSRNSYGAELTLRSQLTKSWDVTANANLAQTKINASQDNSTLTNQGFTWFGKLNSNTKLPWNLTFQVNGVYESKQILPQGEREPTWSVDAAVKKDMLKNKALSISLGINDIFNSDRNLSYTNTTYSQQENYRKRLTRELRLNAAWRFGKMDTHLFKRKNGKQEGNGEMGGGDNY